From Gimesia panareensis, the proteins below share one genomic window:
- a CDS encoding DnaA ATPase domain-containing protein: MMSKSGQSQQQLFDKPFQVCPEYQYAGTAVTELLHSVETPDPQLIYLYGPSGCGKTALISHLLPDYLALHPEANCEFLTASEFAARFALASSNKQIAEFQKALRNLDLLVLEDVHSLENRSHTQQELLSVLDEIHARGGRVILSSTKPPGELDHFLKKLTNRFHGGVCAAILPLEYQSRLDLLEFWADTESIPLRTKELALIAQKKEYSPRELHAVLKQLQTVSRINRQPLDARFVKQYLQGNLEPPRTSTAKITRAVCREFKTTLADIRSANRSQQIVLPRQCAMFLSRELTDESLAKIANYFNRKNHSTVIHACRQIQNDLEKSPGLRQQLSRIKQQLGVYLL, from the coding sequence ATGATGTCAAAATCCGGTCAATCTCAGCAGCAGTTATTCGATAAGCCCTTTCAGGTCTGCCCGGAATATCAGTACGCCGGCACGGCTGTCACCGAGTTACTGCACTCTGTTGAGACTCCGGATCCCCAGCTGATCTACCTGTATGGCCCCTCCGGATGCGGCAAAACCGCTTTGATTTCCCACCTGCTGCCCGATTACCTGGCGCTCCATCCCGAGGCGAACTGTGAGTTTTTGACTGCCAGCGAATTCGCGGCCCGCTTTGCCCTGGCTTCGTCGAATAAACAGATTGCCGAATTCCAGAAAGCACTGCGTAACCTCGATCTGCTGGTGCTGGAGGACGTGCACAGCCTGGAAAACCGGTCTCATACGCAGCAGGAACTGCTTTCAGTACTGGATGAGATACACGCCCGGGGAGGCCGCGTCATCCTCTCTTCGACGAAGCCTCCGGGTGAGCTGGATCACTTTCTCAAAAAACTGACCAACCGCTTTCATGGCGGCGTATGTGCAGCGATCCTGCCCCTTGAGTACCAGAGCCGACTGGATCTACTCGAATTCTGGGCGGATACAGAATCGATTCCCCTGCGAACGAAAGAACTGGCGCTCATTGCTCAAAAGAAGGAGTACTCCCCCCGTGAACTGCACGCAGTGCTGAAACAGCTGCAGACGGTCAGCCGCATCAATCGACAGCCCCTGGATGCCCGGTTCGTCAAGCAATACCTGCAGGGGAATTTGGAACCTCCCCGCACCAGTACTGCCAAAATCACGCGGGCCGTCTGCCGGGAATTCAAAACCACGCTGGCCGATATCCGCTCTGCCAACCGGTCCCAGCAGATTGTTCTGCCGCGACAATGCGCGATGTTTCTGTCGCGGGAGCTGACCGATGAATCTTTAGCGAAAATCGCAAATTATTTTAATCGCAAGAACCACAGCACGGTTATTCATGCCTGCCGTCAAATTCAGAACGATCTCGAGAAATCTCCCGGATTACGCCAGCAGCTTTCTCGCATCAAACAACAACTGGGGGTATACCTTTTATGA
- the dnaN gene encoding DNA polymerase III subunit beta, which yields MKLSCSRSALLSGFQIIGSVISSRTPKEILKCAKLEAGDGKATLSGTDLEVSIRYDFEEVEVVVPGEILLSVHELVSILREATTDSVEIELKKEEETDQDMILIAAGKSEFRLSVHDPSEFPAVETFNESNFFEVPIQSFREMIRRTVFATDPESTRYALGGVLFDVEGDKLTLAATDGRRLAMVESACSYQGSEPYENNRPVIPAKAMTLIEKSLTGDEGNIQIAIRANDVIVKSGRSTIFGRLVEGRFPKYRDVIPPETTHSIDLEVGTFFGAVRQAQIVTDVETRGVDFIFNSGLLTLKSVAASVGESKVEIPIPYEGEEIVITFDVRYLADFLKALDSAAHIQLQLIDSDSAAVLKTDDGYTYVIMPLSQAR from the coding sequence ATGAAGCTCAGTTGTTCACGATCGGCCCTGTTGTCCGGCTTCCAGATCATTGGAAGCGTCATCAGTTCTCGCACTCCGAAGGAAATTCTGAAGTGCGCCAAACTTGAGGCAGGAGACGGCAAGGCAACTTTGAGTGGAACCGATCTCGAAGTCAGCATCCGCTACGACTTCGAAGAAGTGGAAGTCGTGGTTCCCGGTGAGATCCTGCTTTCGGTACACGAGCTGGTATCCATTCTGCGGGAAGCAACAACCGATTCGGTTGAGATCGAACTGAAAAAAGAGGAAGAAACAGACCAGGACATGATCCTGATTGCTGCCGGCAAAAGCGAATTCCGTCTGTCCGTGCACGATCCCTCCGAGTTCCCTGCCGTCGAAACCTTCAACGAATCGAATTTCTTTGAAGTACCGATTCAGTCCTTCCGGGAAATGATCCGCCGGACCGTGTTTGCCACCGATCCCGAAAGCACCCGCTATGCTCTGGGTGGGGTGTTGTTCGACGTGGAGGGCGACAAACTGACCCTTGCAGCGACCGACGGACGCCGACTGGCGATGGTCGAGTCAGCCTGTTCCTACCAGGGATCGGAACCGTATGAAAACAACCGGCCCGTGATTCCCGCGAAGGCGATGACGCTGATCGAAAAAAGCCTGACCGGCGATGAGGGGAATATTCAGATTGCGATCCGGGCCAATGACGTGATCGTCAAGAGCGGTCGTTCCACCATCTTCGGCCGCCTGGTTGAAGGGCGCTTCCCCAAGTATCGGGATGTGATTCCTCCGGAAACGACACACAGCATCGACCTGGAAGTCGGAACCTTCTTCGGTGCCGTCCGCCAGGCTCAGATTGTGACCGACGTCGAAACCCGGGGCGTGGATTTCATCTTCAACAGCGGATTGCTGACGCTGAAGAGTGTGGCGGCGTCCGTGGGGGAATCGAAAGTCGAGATTCCGATTCCCTACGAAGGCGAGGAGATCGTGATCACGTTCGACGTGCGTTATCTGGCAGATTTCCTGAAAGCCCTGGATTCGGCGGCTCATATCCAGCTGCAGCTGATCGATTCTGACAGCGCTGCGGTCCTCAAAACCGACGATGGTTACACCTACGTGATCATGCCACTCTCACAGGCACGGTAA
- a CDS encoding DUF721 domain-containing protein, with protein MSEQYEFKASRAIPSAIPVSQVLSELIAMKGLARVQGDQRLKQAWEQVAGEKIASQTSILGIKNRIVQIGVDNSALLNELNSFHKLSLLQKLQKEYGKQNVRDMRFRLKSKTNQDSRQG; from the coding sequence ATGTCAGAACAGTACGAATTCAAGGCCAGTCGCGCGATCCCTTCAGCGATCCCTGTCTCTCAGGTGCTCTCCGAACTGATTGCGATGAAAGGTCTGGCCCGGGTTCAGGGGGATCAGCGACTGAAACAGGCCTGGGAACAGGTGGCCGGCGAAAAGATCGCCAGCCAGACGTCGATTCTGGGAATCAAAAATCGGATCGTCCAGATCGGCGTGGATAATTCGGCATTGTTGAACGAGTTGAATTCGTTCCACAAGCTGTCACTGCTGCAGAAACTGCAGAAAGAGTATGGAAAACAGAACGTCCGCGACATGCGGTTCCGTTTGAAATCGAAAACAAATCAGGACAGCAGACAGGGGTAA
- a CDS encoding DNA gyrase subunit B, with amino-acid sequence MSDQQESQGDLKKTGYDESNIRALEGVEGIRTRPAMYIGDTTLRGLHHLVYEIVDNSIDECVNGYASVINVKINADGSVTCSDDGRGIPVGAMPDMNNRPALEVVLTEIHAGGKFDREGGYKTGTGGLHGVGITAVNALSEWLEAEVRREGHVWTMDFAAGIVKTPLQQLAKTDKSGTRITFKPDGTIFPDTKFVYDTLTKRLQELAFLNAGVKIRITDERSGQSDEFHYEDGLVEFVRYLNRTENVLYEEIISIQGEMEGVQVDISVQHNDGSTENVRCFANNIFNIEGGTHFSGFRGALTRSINAYGKKANLFKDFTPSGDDFREGLTAVITVRVPDPQFEGQTKTKLGNSEVEGIVQTVVNEKLMKFFEENPTVAKKIAQKGLLAAEAREAAKKAREMVRRKGALTTGGLPEKLRDCRSRELDITELYLVEGDSAGGSADTGRDSNIQAILPLRGKILNVEKAQLVKVLDNAEISNIFKAVGVPPGAEFDDVTKRRYGKIILMTDADVDGSHIRTLLLTFFFRHMRELVNHGCVYVAQPPLYRVEQGKKRRYVQTQEEMMNELVELALGDANLTCEDGTVFEAEMLDKLVKLVGELEEPLGTLDRRGIDLKFLAQNHATEDGLLPQYRIFLGKEQFWFTSQDEMKEFLKEEEQKRGEELRIADENGDSSADSEEDEEDFGKDGALQVTDIHEIRSINEFLKQLKGYGIALKDFYSPGNRNGEPIFPFTIHSGNSNVRLTSLRQLLPSLRDLGEKGLKLTRFKGLGEMNSEELWDTSMDPENRVLLQVGMEDAAAADEIFRVLMGDVVEPRREFIEKHALDVKNLDI; translated from the coding sequence GTGAGCGATCAACAAGAGAGTCAGGGAGACCTGAAAAAAACGGGCTACGATGAATCGAACATTCGTGCCCTGGAAGGTGTTGAAGGGATTCGCACCCGGCCCGCCATGTACATCGGGGATACCACATTACGCGGTCTGCATCACCTGGTGTATGAAATCGTGGATAACTCCATCGATGAATGTGTGAACGGTTACGCTTCGGTCATCAATGTCAAAATCAACGCGGACGGCAGTGTAACCTGCAGTGATGATGGGCGTGGCATCCCGGTGGGGGCGATGCCTGACATGAATAACCGTCCGGCACTCGAAGTGGTGCTGACGGAGATTCACGCCGGGGGGAAATTCGACCGTGAAGGGGGCTACAAAACCGGAACCGGTGGTCTGCACGGCGTCGGGATTACCGCGGTCAATGCACTCAGTGAGTGGCTGGAAGCCGAGGTTCGCCGGGAAGGGCATGTCTGGACGATGGATTTCGCCGCGGGCATTGTTAAAACACCACTGCAGCAGCTGGCTAAAACCGATAAAAGCGGAACGAGGATTACTTTTAAACCCGATGGTACTATCTTCCCTGATACGAAATTCGTCTACGACACTCTGACGAAACGCCTCCAGGAACTGGCGTTTCTGAATGCGGGTGTCAAAATCCGGATTACCGATGAACGTTCCGGGCAGTCGGATGAGTTTCACTACGAAGATGGACTGGTGGAATTCGTCCGTTACCTGAACCGGACGGAAAATGTGCTCTACGAGGAAATCATTTCCATCCAGGGAGAAATGGAAGGCGTCCAGGTCGATATCTCCGTGCAGCACAACGATGGCTCAACTGAAAATGTCCGCTGTTTTGCGAATAACATTTTCAACATCGAAGGGGGTACGCACTTCTCCGGTTTCCGCGGAGCCTTGACCCGGTCGATTAACGCGTACGGCAAAAAAGCGAATCTGTTCAAGGATTTCACCCCCAGTGGCGATGACTTCCGCGAAGGGTTGACCGCGGTGATTACCGTGCGTGTGCCCGATCCGCAGTTCGAAGGTCAGACCAAAACCAAGCTGGGGAACAGCGAGGTGGAAGGGATCGTCCAGACGGTCGTTAACGAGAAGCTGATGAAGTTCTTTGAAGAGAACCCAACGGTAGCCAAGAAGATCGCCCAGAAAGGTCTGCTGGCAGCGGAAGCCCGCGAAGCCGCCAAGAAGGCCCGTGAGATGGTACGCCGCAAAGGAGCCCTGACGACGGGGGGCCTGCCTGAAAAGCTCCGTGACTGCCGCAGCCGGGAACTGGACATCACCGAACTGTACCTGGTCGAAGGGGATTCGGCCGGTGGTTCTGCAGATACCGGTCGCGATTCGAACATCCAGGCAATTCTGCCCCTGCGTGGTAAGATCCTGAACGTGGAAAAAGCCCAGCTGGTCAAAGTGCTGGATAATGCGGAAATTTCCAACATCTTCAAAGCCGTCGGTGTTCCTCCGGGAGCTGAGTTTGATGATGTCACGAAACGTCGCTACGGCAAAATCATTCTGATGACTGATGCCGACGTGGACGGCAGCCACATTCGAACCCTGCTGCTGACCTTCTTCTTCCGCCACATGCGGGAGCTGGTCAATCATGGCTGTGTGTATGTGGCGCAGCCTCCGTTGTACCGCGTTGAACAAGGCAAGAAGCGACGTTATGTGCAGACCCAGGAAGAGATGATGAACGAGCTGGTGGAACTGGCCCTGGGCGATGCCAACCTGACCTGTGAGGACGGCACCGTATTCGAAGCGGAAATGCTCGATAAGCTGGTCAAGCTGGTCGGTGAACTCGAAGAGCCTTTGGGAACACTGGATCGTCGCGGGATTGACCTTAAATTCCTGGCCCAGAATCATGCAACCGAAGACGGACTGTTGCCTCAGTACCGGATTTTCCTGGGTAAGGAACAGTTCTGGTTCACCTCACAGGATGAGATGAAAGAATTCCTGAAAGAGGAAGAACAGAAGCGGGGCGAAGAATTGCGGATTGCCGATGAAAACGGTGATTCCTCAGCCGATTCCGAAGAGGATGAAGAAGACTTCGGCAAAGATGGTGCGTTGCAGGTTACGGACATTCACGAGATCCGCTCGATCAATGAGTTCCTGAAACAGCTCAAGGGTTACGGCATCGCATTGAAGGATTTCTATTCGCCGGGCAACCGGAACGGGGAACCGATCTTCCCCTTTACGATCCACAGCGGCAACAGCAACGTGCGGCTGACCAGCCTGCGACAGCTGTTACCTTCCCTGCGTGATCTGGGTGAAAAAGGCCTGAAGCTGACCCGCTTCAAAGGGCTGGGCGAAATGAACTCAGAAGAGCTGTGGGACACCAGTATGGATCCGGAAAACCGGGTCCTGCTGCAGGTCGGCATGGAAGATGCCGCCGCTGCCGATGAAATCTTCCGGGTGCTGATGGGTGATGTGGTGGAACCCCGCCGCGAGTTCATTGAGAAACACGCGCTGGACGTGAAGAACCTCGATATTTAA
- the hpt gene encoding hypoxanthine phosphoribosyltransferase produces MKVLIDQDQINSRVITLGRELAQEYQGRPLTIIGILAGSLVLLADLIRAIDVPHQVGLLQASSYRGKSTKPGELFVNLDYLPDLAERDVLLVDDIFDTGKTMQTVVAQISEQEPRSLKTAVLLWKEEATEVDFEPDYHCFKIPDHFVVGYGLDFNNEYRHLPFIASLEGSDLV; encoded by the coding sequence GTGAAAGTTCTCATTGACCAGGACCAGATCAACTCCAGAGTGATAACGCTGGGACGCGAACTGGCCCAGGAATACCAGGGTCGCCCTTTGACGATCATCGGCATCCTCGCCGGCAGCCTGGTCCTGCTGGCCGATCTGATTCGTGCTATCGACGTGCCTCACCAGGTCGGACTGCTCCAGGCCTCCAGCTACCGCGGGAAATCGACGAAACCGGGCGAGCTGTTTGTCAATCTGGACTATCTGCCCGATCTGGCGGAACGGGATGTCCTCCTGGTCGATGACATCTTTGATACCGGGAAAACGATGCAAACCGTCGTCGCACAAATCAGCGAACAGGAGCCTCGCTCACTGAAAACAGCCGTCCTGCTCTGGAAAGAGGAAGCGACCGAAGTCGACTTCGAACCGGACTATCACTGTTTTAAAATCCCGGATCACTTCGTCGTCGGCTACGGCCTGGACTTCAACAACGAGTATCGGCACCTTCCGTTCATTGCTTCCCTGGAAGGCTCCGATCTCGTCTGA
- the truD gene encoding tRNA pseudouridine(13) synthase TruD produces the protein MSESEIETLPFLTPDLPGIGGQLKQTPEDFVVEEIPVYEPTGAGEHLFLWIEKRDVSAPYLVKILSRELQLNPRDIGVAGLKDRFAVTRQYVSVPATCEPLVETFEFTGIQILKATRHENKLKTGHLKGNRFSLVVRNTEDDALVKAQAIAKSITQNGFPNYYGAQRMGRDNETFEMGLKLLRGERVPGKYLRNKALKRLALSAVQSALFNRVLANRLQAGQLFTVQAGDVMQVSASGGLFVVEYVAAEQLRFDQGETMITGPLFGPKMKQPAQETSAQEQQALSDFGLEPEQFTRYKKLTAGTRRPLLIRPAALQLESAENGVCFEFTLPSGVYATMLLREFMKTEAAGDMTETS, from the coding sequence ATGTCTGAGTCCGAAATCGAAACACTCCCTTTTCTGACGCCAGACTTACCGGGGATCGGCGGCCAGCTGAAACAGACGCCCGAAGACTTCGTGGTCGAGGAAATTCCCGTCTACGAACCCACGGGCGCCGGCGAACATCTCTTCCTCTGGATCGAGAAACGGGATGTCTCAGCTCCCTATCTGGTCAAAATTCTCAGCCGGGAACTGCAGCTCAATCCCCGCGATATCGGCGTCGCGGGACTCAAAGACCGCTTTGCCGTCACGCGTCAGTATGTGTCCGTCCCCGCGACCTGTGAACCGCTGGTCGAAACTTTCGAATTCACCGGCATCCAGATTCTCAAAGCGACCCGTCACGAGAACAAACTCAAAACGGGCCACCTCAAAGGCAACCGCTTTTCGCTCGTTGTCCGGAATACGGAAGACGACGCACTCGTTAAAGCACAAGCCATCGCAAAATCGATCACACAGAATGGCTTCCCGAATTACTACGGTGCTCAGCGCATGGGACGCGACAACGAAACCTTCGAGATGGGTCTCAAACTGCTCAGAGGGGAACGTGTCCCCGGGAAATATCTGCGGAACAAGGCACTCAAACGGTTGGCCCTCTCGGCGGTCCAGTCGGCCCTGTTCAATCGCGTGCTCGCCAACCGCCTCCAGGCCGGTCAGTTGTTTACGGTGCAGGCCGGCGATGTCATGCAGGTCTCTGCGTCCGGAGGCCTGTTTGTCGTCGAATACGTCGCTGCGGAACAACTGCGATTTGATCAGGGAGAAACGATGATCACCGGTCCCCTGTTCGGCCCGAAAATGAAACAGCCTGCCCAGGAAACATCCGCACAGGAACAGCAGGCACTGAGTGACTTTGGACTGGAGCCGGAGCAGTTTACCCGCTATAAGAAACTCACCGCGGGGACCAGGCGGCCGTTGCTGATCCGGCCCGCAGCACTCCAGCTGGAGTCGGCAGAGAATGGGGTCTGCTTCGAGTTCACGCTCCCCTCGGGCGTCTATGCCACCATGCTGCTCAGGGAGTTCATGAAAACAGAAGCCGCCGGGGATATGACAGAGACAAGCTAA
- a CDS encoding LutC/YkgG family protein: MTSSKDEILSKLRKQSVPPVELPDLEAPELTQRWIQYPDPTAQFAEVLSGVGGVCYQVKDIAEANQKLAELAAFSEARKVCSQISGCGDPNVSIAEITDPHDFEDIDFAILPGEYAVAENGAVWITNDGGPARVLYFLAQHVALFVPASAVVNNMPEAYQRLAFASNSFGTFMSGPSKTADIEQSLVIGAHGARSLSVFLVEDAFQTN; this comes from the coding sequence ATGACAAGCAGTAAAGACGAAATCTTAAGCAAGCTCCGGAAACAGTCGGTTCCCCCGGTTGAATTACCCGATCTGGAAGCACCCGAACTCACGCAGCGGTGGATTCAGTACCCCGATCCCACTGCGCAATTCGCCGAGGTCCTCTCCGGCGTCGGCGGAGTCTGCTACCAGGTCAAAGACATCGCGGAAGCAAATCAAAAACTGGCAGAGCTCGCCGCCTTCTCTGAAGCGAGAAAAGTCTGCTCGCAGATTTCCGGGTGCGGCGATCCGAACGTCTCGATTGCTGAAATTACCGACCCCCACGATTTCGAAGACATCGACTTCGCCATTCTGCCAGGGGAATATGCCGTCGCGGAAAATGGCGCCGTCTGGATTACCAACGACGGCGGTCCGGCGCGGGTGCTCTATTTCCTCGCCCAGCATGTCGCCCTGTTCGTTCCCGCCTCCGCAGTCGTCAACAACATGCCTGAAGCGTATCAGCGACTCGCGTTCGCCAGCAACAGCTTTGGTACCTTCATGTCCGGTCCCTCCAAAACCGCCGACATCGAACAGTCACTGGTGATCGGCGCCCACGGTGCACGCTCCCTGTCCGTCTTCCTGGTCGAGGATGCTTTTCAGACGAACTGA
- a CDS encoding LutB/LldF family L-lactate oxidation iron-sulfur protein has translation MPSHPQLAAEFIQDKDRAHWHDQSLWFVRSKRDKAAQQLPEWELLREQASQIKQHTVSRLPDLLEEFERNATARGVHVHWARNATEHNEIVHGILKKHNVSRVVKSKSMLTEECHLNPYLERHGIEIIDTDLGERIVQMQNMPPSHIVMPAIHIKKEEIGELFHEKLGTEKGATDPQYLTEAARQHLRQKFIQAEAGITGVNFAIAETGGFVVCTNEGNADLGTSLNKLHIACMGIEKLIPRAGDLSVFLRLLARSATGQPITTYSSHFHGPAPGQEMHIVLLDNGRSEISGSDEFRRSLNCIRCAACMNTCPVYRRSGGYSYSNTVPGPIGSILGPARDPKANSTLPFACSLCGSCTDVCPVKIDLHHQLLTWRKEIRVKGFLPFSKRLSMKMMSWMMQVPRLYKLGGKMARWIVPKLPRFLLYNRLNDWGKQRELPEFPKQSFREWMKQNHDKQ, from the coding sequence ATGCCTTCACATCCCCAACTAGCAGCCGAATTTATCCAGGACAAGGACCGTGCACACTGGCATGATCAGTCGCTCTGGTTTGTCCGCTCGAAACGGGACAAAGCCGCCCAGCAGCTCCCCGAATGGGAACTGCTCCGCGAACAGGCTTCCCAGATCAAACAGCACACCGTCTCCCGACTGCCTGATCTACTGGAAGAATTCGAACGCAACGCGACCGCTCGCGGCGTGCACGTCCACTGGGCCCGCAACGCGACCGAACACAACGAAATCGTGCACGGCATTCTCAAAAAACACAATGTGAGCCGCGTCGTCAAAAGTAAGTCGATGCTCACCGAAGAATGTCACCTCAACCCCTACCTGGAACGGCACGGCATCGAAATCATCGATACCGACCTGGGCGAGCGCATCGTCCAGATGCAGAATATGCCCCCCAGCCACATCGTGATGCCCGCGATTCACATCAAAAAAGAGGAGATCGGCGAACTGTTTCACGAAAAACTGGGAACCGAAAAAGGGGCCACGGATCCACAATATCTGACGGAAGCCGCCCGCCAGCATCTGCGTCAGAAATTTATCCAGGCCGAAGCCGGCATCACCGGCGTTAATTTCGCCATCGCGGAAACCGGCGGCTTCGTCGTCTGTACCAACGAAGGCAACGCGGACCTGGGAACCTCGCTCAACAAACTACACATCGCCTGTATGGGCATCGAAAAGCTGATCCCCCGCGCAGGCGATCTGAGCGTCTTCCTCCGGCTGCTTGCCCGCTCCGCCACCGGACAGCCGATTACCACCTACTCCTCTCACTTTCATGGACCGGCACCAGGACAGGAAATGCACATCGTCCTGCTGGACAACGGTCGCAGCGAAATTTCGGGCAGCGATGAATTCCGCCGCTCGCTGAACTGCATCCGTTGTGCCGCCTGTATGAATACCTGCCCCGTCTACCGCCGCAGCGGCGGTTACAGCTACAGCAACACGGTTCCCGGCCCCATCGGTTCAATCCTGGGTCCCGCTCGCGATCCCAAAGCGAACTCGACGCTCCCCTTCGCCTGCAGCCTCTGTGGCTCCTGCACCGATGTCTGCCCGGTCAAAATCGACCTGCACCATCAGTTGCTCACCTGGCGAAAAGAAATCCGCGTCAAGGGGTTCCTCCCCTTCTCCAAGCGGCTCTCCATGAAAATGATGTCCTGGATGATGCAGGTTCCGCGGCTCTATAAACTGGGTGGAAAAATGGCACGCTGGATCGTACCCAAACTGCCCCGCTTCCTGTTGTATAACCGCCTGAATGACTGGGGCAAACAGCGGGAACTGCCTGAGTTTCCCAAACAGAGTTTCCGGGAATGGATGAAACAGAATCATGACAAGCAGTAA
- a CDS encoding (Fe-S)-binding protein: MAPKVGLFIPCYVDQLFPQVGIATLKILEHFGVKVDYPESQTCCGQPMANTGCTNEVGPLAKRFVDIFKPYDAVVCPSGSCVSMVTHHYDEYFQNDADYENLKGKTYEFTDYLTSVLGVKQFSGRFPHKVGLHQSCHGLRELRLASSSEVVGEPFGNARALLESIEGVEITQLQRPDECCGFGGTFSVAEEAVSCMMGEDRVHDHEQAGTEVLTALDMSCLMHLNGIIRRQNKPIRVMHISEIFAECL; this comes from the coding sequence ATGGCGCCCAAAGTTGGCCTGTTTATCCCCTGTTATGTTGATCAGCTGTTCCCCCAGGTGGGAATTGCGACTCTGAAAATTCTGGAACATTTCGGCGTCAAGGTCGACTATCCGGAGAGCCAGACCTGCTGTGGTCAGCCGATGGCAAACACCGGCTGTACGAATGAAGTCGGCCCGCTGGCCAAACGCTTCGTCGATATTTTCAAACCCTACGACGCCGTCGTCTGTCCGTCGGGAAGCTGCGTCTCCATGGTCACGCATCACTACGATGAGTATTTCCAGAACGATGCCGACTACGAAAACCTCAAAGGCAAAACCTACGAGTTCACAGATTACCTGACCAGTGTCCTGGGCGTAAAACAGTTCTCGGGGCGCTTCCCTCACAAGGTCGGCTTGCATCAAAGCTGCCACGGCCTGCGGGAACTCCGCCTGGCCAGTTCCAGCGAAGTGGTCGGCGAACCCTTTGGAAACGCACGGGCACTCCTCGAAAGTATCGAGGGAGTCGAAATTACCCAGCTGCAGCGGCCCGATGAATGCTGCGGCTTCGGCGGAACGTTTTCTGTCGCCGAAGAAGCGGTCTCCTGCATGATGGGAGAAGACCGCGTGCACGATCACGAACAGGCTGGCACCGAAGTCTTAACCGCACTCGACATGTCATGCCTGATGCATCTGAATGGCATCATCCGCCGGCAGAACAAACCGATCCGCGTGATGCACATCTCTGAAATTTTTGCTGAGTGTTTATAA
- a CDS encoding aldo/keto reductase → MQYRPLGKTGASISALGFGAFKIGRNQQIKYSQAYDLPDDATTEALLNSILDLGINHIDTAPAYGISEERIGRFLSHRRPEFLLSTKIGETFENGQSTYDYSRPCLEASLERSLRRLKTDVLDLVFIHSNGQDQEILHESAAVDVLQSFKDAGKIRWIGLSGKTVAGATSALDWADVLMVEYHLEDQSHAELIQQAANQGVGILVKKGLASGHLPAEEAIAFVLENPAVSNLVVGGLNLAHIQTNWQTAAAVSMRPAA, encoded by the coding sequence ATGCAATATCGTCCCCTGGGAAAGACCGGTGCCTCCATCAGCGCGCTGGGCTTTGGCGCTTTTAAGATTGGCCGCAACCAGCAGATCAAGTACAGCCAGGCTTACGACCTGCCCGATGATGCCACTACCGAAGCACTGCTGAATTCGATTCTCGATCTGGGTATCAATCACATCGACACTGCGCCCGCGTACGGCATCAGCGAAGAACGCATCGGCCGCTTTCTGTCACACCGTCGTCCCGAATTTCTGCTCTCGACCAAAATCGGTGAGACCTTCGAAAATGGTCAGTCTACCTATGACTATTCGCGTCCCTGCCTCGAAGCGAGCCTGGAGCGCAGCCTGCGACGTCTGAAAACCGATGTGCTCGACCTGGTCTTCATTCACTCGAATGGACAGGATCAGGAAATCCTGCACGAAAGCGCTGCTGTCGACGTCCTGCAGTCGTTTAAAGACGCTGGCAAGATTCGCTGGATCGGTCTCTCCGGGAAAACGGTTGCCGGGGCGACCTCCGCACTCGACTGGGCCGATGTGCTGATGGTCGAATACCATCTCGAAGATCAGTCACACGCCGAACTCATCCAACAGGCCGCAAACCAGGGCGTCGGAATTCTGGTCAAAAAGGGGCTGGCCTCCGGGCATCTGCCCGCCGAGGAGGCGATCGCGTTTGTCCTGGAAAATCCTGCGGTCAGTAATCTCGTCGTCGGTGGTTTGAACCTCGCTCACATTCAAACCAACTGGCAGACCGCAGCAGCCGTCTCCATGCGACCGGCAGCGTAG